One window of the Pieris rapae chromosome 11, ilPieRapa1.1, whole genome shotgun sequence genome contains the following:
- the LOC110998775 gene encoding uncharacterized protein LOC110998775 yields the protein MNKLIIIINFYAIVQGSYVRDAHFDKNKIAENYCPKSEHCEEGSHVMCMYYNPRERMSKQCHDSQDIQITRSEADKLMDIANMIRGNVARGKETGRGEEPLPRAYGMYRLEWDEELATFAQVLANSCLLKHDLCRATSKYPDPGQTTGVVRFSYPEWYSIGGTDVFPPGLSEEKLLYSIRHIMRSWYDQKSYVTPEMVNQYPNWPDHIDKVAGKLYLEMIAGEATHMGCGISAYAEYAYHANNADLSYNNVHVVCNYSAKPRKGEKLYNTKPPTENDVGYTVRCGCPVGYDEDYNCLCYQTNRSFTNTCEGDKCKPSVVLLPIFTVEDAPAHKMIHKGSENKSLKYYDSFELLDQLDKKEKSRKAFDLSRPEPPFITERSFTPKRLDVSRRYFGKPQNVSRSSRIIIPSKVKKSNKPSIFTRTPVFVLPTKKNSIKTIVTIKKDVVPRKDFTKVKKLVTTYLTRRRNGNNEVDYLNNSLHETTTEKLTTIDVTLNRYLKDHNFDNFNKENDEDKLINILDNLQEEVKHIGFDRKEKEIFNAKLRSIFNSLDRNLKMPTINNHSLQENRDSFDRYSRYSEINNRFNINEDRINKNSLFNYPMKQKDKNKALERKYRHMYGIRRKNKDVYRRNGDIRQNFYLREDSVGDLSNDRRKFYQDKLDNLERQLQSMSHGYQRKNAVKKEQLRPVRPAKTDDNSFYLPDRARFLHGF from the exons atgaataaatta attattattattaacttctaCGCAATAGTACAAGGCTCCTACGTTCGCGATGCCCACTTTGACAAGAACAAAATTGCCGAAAATTATTGTCCAAAGTCTGAACATTGTGAAGAAGGTTCGCATGTTATGTGCATGTATTATAACCCG agGGAACGCATGAGTAAGCAGTGCCATGATTCTCAAGATATTCAAATCACTCGATCCGAAGCCGATAAACTAATGGATATAGCAAACAT GATAAGAGGGAATGTGGCAAGAGGAAAGGAAACAGGAAGAGGTGAAGAGCCTCTACCTCGTGCTTATGGCATGTATAGATTg GAATGGGATGAAGAGTTAGCGACATTTGCGCAAGTGTTGGCAAATTCATGTCTATTAAAGCATGACCTCTGTAGAGCTACAA GCAAATACCCTGACCCTGGTCAAACCACTGGCGTTGTAAGGTTCAGCTACCCGGAATGGTATAGCATAGGTGGTACTGACGTCTTTCCGCCTGGCCTTTCTGAAGAAAAACTTCTATACAGCATCAGGCACATCATGCGGTCGTGGTACGATCAAAAGAGTTATGTGACTCCCGAGATGGTGAATCAGTATCCTAACTGGCCAGA TCATATCGATAAAGTCGCTGGGAAACTGTATCTAGAGATGATCGCTGGTGAAGCTACTCACATGGGTTGTGGCATATCCGCATATGCGGAATATGCTTACCACGCCAATAATGCGGATTTGAGCTATAAT AACGTACACGTGGTGTGCAACTATTCCGCGAAACCTCGAAAGGGGGAGAAACTGTACAACACAAAGCCTCCCACTGAAAATGATGTGGGCTACACCGTACGCTGTGGATGTCCCGTGGGATACGACGAAGATTACAACTGTCTTTGCTATCAGACTAATAGGAGCTTTA CAAACACCTGTGAGGGGGATAAATGCAAGCCCTCAGTAGTACTTCTGCCAATTTTTACAGTAGAAGATGCGCCTGCGCACAAAATGATACACAAAGg GTCAGAAAACAAGTCACTCAAGTATTACGATTCATTTGAACTATTGGACCAATTGGATAAAAAG GAAAAATCGCGTAAAGCTTTTGATTTATCTCGACCTGAGCCTCCCTTTATTACTGAAAG aAGCTTTACGCCGAAGAGGCTCGATGTCAGTCGACGTTATTTTGGTAAACCGCAAAATGTGTCACGCTCAAGTCGAATAATTATCCCGTCTAAAGTTAAA aaGTCCAATAAGCCGAGCATTTTCACAAGAACTCCTGTCTTTGTTTTACCCACAAagaaaaattctattaaaactattgtaaCTATAAAAAAGGATGTGGTACCTCGAAAAGATTTcactaaagtaaaaaaacttgttacGACTTATTTAACACGAAGACGGAATGGAAATAATGAGGTCGATTACTTAAATAACTCTCTTCACGAAACAACTACTGAAAAGCTCACTACAATTGATGTTACTCTGAATAGATACTTAAAAGACCATAACTTCGATAATTTCAACAAAGAAAACGATGAAGacaaattaatcaatattttagataatttacaAGAAGAGGTCAAACACATAGGATTCgatagaaaagaaaaagaaatatttaatgctaAATTGCGATCAATTTTCAATTCTTTAGATAGAAACTTGAAGATGCCAACTATAAACAATCATTCATTACAAGAAAATCGGGATTCATTCGATAGATATTCTAGATATAGTGAAATCAATAacagatttaatataaatgaagatagaattaataaaaattctctttttaattaccctatgaaacaaaaagacaaaaataaagcATTGGAACGAAAATATAGGCACATGTATGGGATCAGAAGAAAGAACAAAGATGTATACAGAAGAAATGGTGATATCCggcaaaacttttatttaagggAAGATAGTGTAGGTGATCTAAGCAACGATAGGAGAAAATTTTATCAGGATAAACTAGACAATCTGGAAAGACAATTACAAAGTATGAGTCACGGTTATCAGCGAAAAAACGCA GTAAAAAAAGAACAACTAAGACCTGTCAGACCAGCAAAAACAGATGATAATTCGTTCTATTTGCCTGATAGAGCCCGATTTTTACATGGCTTTTAG